The following proteins are encoded in a genomic region of Chloracidobacterium sp.:
- the ptsP gene encoding phosphoenolpyruvate--protein phosphotransferase: protein MAFSAANIENGEMMPDPTPRREIRIEGRVASRGIGIGRAFCLTDGRFETIRRRPAPVNREIERLDDAVKEVLDQLDQFAAHSDGKRPDPAAEIFDIQRAIINDSSLLGRIREIIADESCNSEWAVNEAAAEYRERLRSSEDEHFRSLLADLDDVIDHLISALLDDRQPPEPPKDAVVITRELRPSTILNLAKHEPKAIVTEIGGWTSHSFIMARELGIPVVSGVRNALKRIPNDSMVAVDGLLGQVIQEPAADTVERLKHYDLPSRKDLKKGIGHITTADGVSVTIAPNVDNIEKCRQAIDAGVSSIGLIRSEYLFNIASRYPGEETQIDVYSKIVGLAGEKRVCVRTFDLNMGQLLPARAGRERNPALGLRSIRLSLKHERQFRIQLRSLISAGGCVDILLPLVSSADEVMRAREILADEIDALGASKAKGECPRLGAMIEVPSAVLTIDAMLAAADFGFLGTNDLVQYLLGVDRDNEAVADWYQTLHPAVLKAIQIVVSAARRSRTPLVIGGEMAGAAYYVPILIGLGARELSMNLSSMPGVAEIIGSIDSEKAAELIAPLCTLGTAGEVEDELRKIYAKYWPELLLTHPSTRPFERSFSSKI, encoded by the coding sequence TTGGCTTTTTCGGCTGCGAACATCGAAAATGGTGAAATGATGCCCGATCCGACACCGCGACGTGAGATACGGATCGAAGGCCGAGTGGCTTCACGCGGCATCGGCATTGGGAGGGCTTTTTGCCTCACCGATGGCCGTTTCGAGACGATCCGTCGCAGGCCGGCACCCGTAAATAGAGAGATCGAAAGGCTCGATGATGCGGTCAAGGAAGTGCTCGACCAGCTCGATCAGTTTGCCGCGCATTCCGACGGCAAACGGCCGGACCCGGCCGCGGAGATATTCGATATCCAACGCGCGATCATAAATGACTCATCCTTGCTCGGGCGGATCAGAGAGATCATAGCCGATGAGTCCTGCAATAGTGAATGGGCCGTCAACGAAGCGGCCGCCGAATACCGAGAACGGCTAAGATCAAGCGAAGATGAGCATTTCAGGTCGCTCCTTGCCGATCTTGATGATGTAATTGACCATCTGATATCGGCACTCTTGGACGACCGGCAGCCTCCGGAACCGCCGAAAGATGCGGTCGTGATCACACGGGAACTTCGCCCTTCAACGATCCTCAATTTAGCGAAACACGAGCCAAAGGCCATAGTCACCGAGATCGGCGGCTGGACATCTCATTCGTTCATAATGGCACGCGAATTGGGCATACCGGTCGTTTCCGGCGTTCGCAACGCTCTAAAACGCATCCCGAACGATTCAATGGTTGCCGTTGACGGCCTTTTGGGACAAGTGATACAGGAGCCTGCGGCCGATACGGTCGAACGGCTGAAGCACTATGACCTGCCGTCTCGAAAGGATCTGAAAAAAGGGATCGGGCATATCACAACGGCTGACGGTGTATCGGTAACCATCGCGCCAAATGTTGACAATATTGAAAAATGCCGACAAGCCATCGACGCAGGGGTTTCGTCAATTGGCCTGATCCGGAGTGAATACCTTTTCAATATCGCAAGCCGCTATCCCGGTGAAGAAACACAGATCGACGTTTACAGCAAGATAGTCGGCCTCGCGGGTGAAAAGCGTGTGTGCGTGCGAACGTTCGACTTAAATATGGGCCAGCTTTTGCCGGCCCGCGCCGGCCGTGAACGCAACCCGGCATTAGGATTGCGGTCGATCCGCCTCAGCCTTAAACACGAACGGCAATTCCGAATACAGCTTAGATCTCTTATCAGCGCGGGCGGATGCGTGGACATACTCTTGCCGTTGGTTTCGAGCGCCGATGAGGTAATGCGGGCTCGTGAGATCCTTGCCGACGAGATCGATGCCTTGGGCGCAAGCAAAGCTAAAGGCGAGTGCCCGAGACTCGGCGCGATGATCGAGGTTCCGTCGGCCGTACTGACGATCGACGCGATGCTGGCGGCGGCGGACTTTGGATTTCTCGGTACAAATGATCTTGTCCAATATCTCCTGGGCGTCGATCGTGATAATGAGGCGGTTGCGGATTGGTATCAGACGCTGCATCCGGCTGTCCTAAAGGCGATACAGATCGTCGTTTCAGCGGCTCGAAGGTCAAGAACGCCGCTTGTGATCGGAGGCGAAATGGCCGGCGCGGCCTATTACGTACCGATACTGATAGGACTTGGCGCCCGCGAATTGAGCATGAACCTTTCTTCGATGCCGGGCGTCGCTGAGATCATCGGCTCAATAGATTCAGAAAAGGCCGCCGAACTGATCGCTCCGTTATGCACACTCGGAACAGCGGGCGAGGTCGAGGATGAACTTCGCAAGATCTACGCTAAGTATTGGCCGGAATTACTCCTCACGCACCCGAGCACTCGCCCGTTTGAAAGGTCTTTCTCTTCAAAAATTTAG
- a CDS encoding polysaccharide biosynthesis/export family protein, translating into MNRVLKFVVLAAMALPASVAAQSGANDGALSAQMSAPTIRIEPAANRISLTEPKDQLGKTPTSRVPDADPTASYHLGTGDVLYIEFLNGTKLRGNFPITEDGTIDFPLAGGKVFVAGSDVDDVRRSIESRVRLFNNPKVKVVLRESGSHAIIVSGLVAAPGAQDLRRDAVPLYVVRATAMAHPRAAIAKVSRVVDGSLQIYSLDLDANSNFSILPGDQIEFAAGTNPGVTGYFYLAGQIVSGGRKELYEGMTLSQVLAASGGVRDKAKTARISFRDASGQLVAIDIDLKTLSSGKIADPIIRQGNIIELIGR; encoded by the coding sequence ATGAACCGAGTGCTGAAATTTGTAGTGCTTGCGGCCATGGCCCTGCCGGCCTCTGTCGCCGCTCAATCAGGGGCGAATGACGGAGCTTTGTCAGCACAAATGTCGGCACCTACCATCAGGATCGAGCCTGCCGCGAACCGAATTTCACTGACCGAGCCGAAAGATCAGTTAGGAAAGACGCCGACCTCGCGCGTGCCGGATGCTGACCCGACCGCATCATATCACCTCGGAACCGGCGATGTGCTTTACATTGAATTTCTCAATGGTACAAAGCTTCGCGGAAATTTCCCGATAACCGAAGACGGCACTATTGACTTTCCGCTTGCCGGAGGCAAGGTCTTCGTCGCGGGAAGCGATGTTGATGATGTGAGACGGTCGATCGAATCACGGGTTCGGCTCTTCAATAACCCAAAGGTGAAGGTCGTCCTCCGCGAATCGGGAAGCCATGCGATCATCGTTTCGGGGCTTGTCGCCGCTCCGGGAGCACAGGATCTTCGGCGCGATGCAGTTCCGCTCTATGTTGTACGGGCAACCGCAATGGCCCATCCGCGTGCTGCGATCGCGAAGGTGAGCCGCGTGGTTGACGGCAGCCTACAAATATACTCCTTGGACCTTGACGCAAACTCCAACTTTTCGATACTCCCGGGCGACCAGATCGAATTTGCCGCCGGCACGAATCCGGGGGTTACCGGCTACTTCTATCTGGCCGGACAGATCGTTTCAGGTGGACGAAAGGAACTTTACGAAGGAATGACCTTGTCGCAAGTTCTGGCTGCATCCGGCGGAGTACGTGATAAAGCCAAGACCGCGAGGATCAGCTTTCGCGATGCATCCGGCCAGCTTGTTGCGATCGATATCGATCTCAAGACATTGAGCTCGGGGAAAATTGCCGACCCTATCATCAGGCAGGGCAACATAATCGAATTGATCGGGAGATGA
- a CDS encoding LOG family protein → MFGREAILGYTVPAASSSEPEHMLENPTERIITIFGGSKCRSDAPEYIEAKELGERLADAGLTICTGGYLGVMEAASRGARERGGRVLGIVMNQFKHEPNRFLTDKVATDHFYDRLQNLITRSIGFVAFRGGMGTVTEVSLVWNKLQTGVLEKRPLILVGDCWHGVVKAWQDNLVVSDADLSFLTFANDAAEACSILLDNHKGV, encoded by the coding sequence GTGTTTGGCCGGGAAGCGATACTCGGCTATACTGTCCCTGCCGCAAGCAGCAGCGAACCCGAACATATGCTCGAAAACCCGACTGAAAGGATCATAACCATCTTCGGCGGCTCCAAGTGTCGTTCCGACGCACCGGAATACATCGAAGCAAAGGAATTGGGCGAACGTCTCGCCGATGCGGGACTTACGATCTGTACGGGAGGCTATTTAGGCGTGATGGAGGCGGCTTCACGCGGAGCTCGCGAACGGGGCGGCCGTGTGCTCGGCATCGTGATGAATCAATTCAAGCACGAGCCGAACCGCTTTCTGACCGACAAGGTTGCGACCGATCATTTTTATGACCGGCTCCAGAACCTTATAACCCGATCTATAGGCTTTGTTGCCTTTCGCGGCGGAATGGGCACCGTCACCGAGGTCTCGCTTGTATGGAACAAACTGCAAACAGGTGTGCTTGAAAAGAGGCCGCTAATTCTCGTGGGAGACTGTTGGCACGGCGTCGTAAAAGCTTGGCAGGATAATCTTGTTGTCTCCGACGCAGACCTGTCATTCTTGACCTTCGCCAACGATGCCGCTGAGGCGTGCTCGATCTTACTGGATAACCATAAAGGAGTTTAA
- a CDS encoding TIGR00266 family protein, which translates to MDGAKFCGSCGFTISSQQPVAQPATAPPPAAGAFQFDSDGRGQGRGYTWAIEHQGAFALAVVNLAAEQAICAEAGAMVSMSANVDLYSEMKGGVFGALKRAVGGESAFVSTFTAKGGPGEVSFAPGAPGDVAGIEMQNQAFCVQSSSYLAGDTSLIVDTKFGGAKSFFGGEGLFVLKISGTGLLLVSSFGSIHRKTLRPGELYVVDTGHLVAWEAQMQYNLRKAAKSGFFRSLVSGEGLVAEFQGPGEILIQTRNLAAFAGLLKPFFPTQSSGGGGFSFGS; encoded by the coding sequence ATGGACGGTGCAAAATTTTGCGGTTCATGCGGATTTACGATTTCCTCCCAGCAGCCTGTGGCCCAACCGGCGACCGCACCGCCGCCTGCCGCCGGAGCCTTTCAGTTCGATTCGGACGGTCGCGGTCAAGGACGCGGCTATACTTGGGCGATCGAACACCAAGGCGCCTTCGCGCTCGCGGTCGTAAACCTCGCCGCGGAGCAGGCGATCTGTGCGGAAGCCGGTGCGATGGTCTCAATGTCAGCGAATGTCGATCTTTATTCCGAAATGAAAGGCGGCGTTTTCGGTGCTCTCAAACGTGCGGTCGGCGGAGAATCGGCTTTCGTTTCAACATTTACGGCCAAAGGCGGTCCCGGCGAAGTGTCGTTCGCTCCGGGTGCACCGGGTGACGTTGCAGGTATCGAGATGCAGAACCAAGCATTCTGCGTACAGTCGAGTTCATATCTGGCGGGTGACACCTCGCTTATCGTTGATACAAAATTCGGCGGTGCAAAGTCGTTCTTTGGCGGCGAGGGCCTCTTCGTACTCAAGATATCCGGAACCGGCCTTCTGCTCGTCTCGTCATTCGGCTCGATCCACAGAAAGACCCTGAGGCCCGGCGAATTGTATGTTGTTGACACGGGGCATTTGGTCGCGTGGGAAGCACAGATGCAATACAACCTGCGAAAAGCAGCGAAAAGCGGCTTTTTCCGAAGCCTTGTAAGCGGCGAAGGTTTGGTCGCAGAATTTCAAGGCCCCGGCGAGATACTGATCCAAACCCGCAATCTGGCGGCGTTTGCCGGATTGCTCAAACCCTTCTTCCCGACGCAAAGCAGCGGCGGCGGCGGTTTCAGCTTTGGAAGTTAA